A region of Pseudomonas putida DNA encodes the following proteins:
- the upp gene encoding uracil phosphoribosyltransferase, whose amino-acid sequence MPIREIRHPLIRHKLGLMRRADISTKNFRELAQEVGALLTYEATQDLPLETYEIDGWCGKVQVEKIAGKKITVVPILRAGIGMLDGVLSLIPGAKVSAVGVARNEETLEAHTYLEKLAPDINQRLALIIDPMLATGASMVATIDLLKKAGCKEIRAMVLVAAPEGIDTVAKAHPDVQIYTASIDQRLNEHGYIVPGLGDAGDKIFGTKQKDA is encoded by the coding sequence GCCATCCGCTGATCCGCCACAAGCTCGGCCTCATGCGCCGTGCCGACATCAGCACCAAGAATTTTCGCGAACTCGCCCAGGAAGTCGGCGCGCTTCTGACCTATGAAGCCACCCAGGACCTGCCGCTGGAAACCTACGAGATCGACGGCTGGTGTGGCAAGGTGCAGGTCGAAAAAATCGCCGGTAAGAAGATCACCGTCGTCCCGATCCTGCGCGCCGGCATCGGCATGCTCGACGGCGTGCTCAGCCTGATCCCAGGTGCCAAGGTCAGTGCCGTTGGCGTCGCGCGCAACGAGGAAACCCTCGAAGCCCACACCTACCTGGAAAAACTCGCGCCGGACATCAACCAGCGCCTGGCCCTGATCATCGACCCGATGCTGGCCACCGGCGCCTCGATGGTCGCCACCATCGACCTGCTGAAAAAGGCCGGCTGCAAAGAGATTCGCGCCATGGTCCTGGTTGCAGCACCGGAAGGTATCGACACGGTGGCAAAAGCCCACCCGGACGTACAGATCTACACCGCGTCGATCGACCAGCGCCTGAACGAGCACGGCTACATCGTGCCGGGCCTGGGTGATGCCGGCGACAAGATCTTCGGCACCAAGCAAAAGGACGCCTGA
- a CDS encoding uracil-xanthine permease family protein: MQDGFNDPLWRQVVSGAQMLFVAFGALVLMPLITGLDPNVALFTAGIGTLLFQLVTGRQVPVFLASSFAFITPIILAKGQFGLAETMGGVMAAGFVYTFMGLMVKIKGTGFIDRMLPPVVIGPVIISIGLAMAPIAANMAMGKGGDGAALMPYKTAMLISMPALLTTLIVAVFGKGIFRLVPIISGVLVGFALAFAFGVVDTAKIAAAPWLEIPNFTAPAFNWQAILFIVPVALAPAIEHIGGVIAVGSVTGRDYLKKPGLHRTLLGDGLATTAAGLFGGPPNTTYAEVTGAVMLTKNYNPKIMTWAAVFAITLAFIGKFGALLQSIPVPVMGGILCLLFGSIAAVGMNTMIRHKIDLAEARNLVIVSVTLVFGIGGVLIGSGDGPDDWGLKGIALCAVVAIALNLILPGNDGWKNKKLDDQLP, encoded by the coding sequence ATGCAGGACGGCTTCAACGACCCGCTCTGGCGCCAGGTCGTTTCGGGCGCGCAGATGCTGTTCGTGGCATTCGGCGCGCTGGTGCTGATGCCACTGATCACCGGCCTCGATCCGAACGTCGCGCTGTTCACCGCCGGCATCGGCACGCTGCTGTTCCAGCTGGTCACCGGCCGTCAGGTACCGGTGTTTCTGGCGTCGAGCTTTGCCTTCATCACCCCGATCATCCTTGCCAAGGGCCAGTTCGGCCTGGCTGAGACCATGGGCGGCGTCATGGCCGCAGGCTTCGTCTACACCTTCATGGGGCTGATGGTAAAAATCAAAGGCACCGGTTTCATCGACCGCATGCTGCCGCCCGTGGTCATTGGCCCGGTGATCATCTCCATTGGCCTGGCCATGGCGCCGATCGCCGCCAACATGGCCATGGGCAAGGGCGGTGACGGTGCTGCACTGATGCCTTACAAGACCGCCATGCTGATCTCGATGCCGGCACTGCTGACGACCTTGATCGTCGCGGTCTTCGGCAAGGGCATCTTCCGCCTGGTACCGATCATCTCAGGGGTGCTGGTGGGCTTTGCCCTGGCGTTCGCCTTCGGTGTGGTCGATACCGCCAAGATTGCTGCCGCGCCGTGGCTGGAGATCCCCAACTTCACCGCGCCGGCGTTCAACTGGCAGGCCATCCTGTTCATCGTGCCGGTAGCACTGGCACCTGCGATCGAGCACATCGGCGGCGTGATCGCAGTGGGCAGCGTCACCGGACGCGACTACCTGAAAAAGCCCGGCCTGCACCGCACCCTGCTGGGTGACGGCCTGGCAACCACGGCTGCCGGCCTGTTCGGCGGCCCGCCCAACACCACCTACGCCGAAGTAACCGGCGCGGTGATGCTGACCAAGAACTACAACCCGAAGATCATGACCTGGGCGGCGGTGTTTGCCATCACCCTGGCCTTCATCGGCAAGTTCGGCGCGCTGCTGCAGAGCATTCCGGTACCGGTCATGGGCGGCATTCTGTGCCTGTTGTTCGGTTCGATCGCGGCGGTGGGCATGAACACCATGATCCGCCACAAGATCGACTTGGCCGAAGCGCGCAACCTGGTGATCGTTTCGGTGACCCTGGTATTCGGTATTGGCGGCGTGTTGATCGGCAGCGGTGACGGCCCGGACGACTGGGGCCTGAAGGGCATTGCCCTGTGCGCCGTGGTGGCCATTGCCCTGAACCTGATCCTGCCGGGCAATGACGGCTGGAAGAACAAGAAGCTGGATGACCAGTTGCCTTGA
- the hemH gene encoding ferrochelatase, with amino-acid sequence MTDHALLLVNLGSPASTSVADVRRYLNQFLMDPYVIDLPWPVRRLLVSLILLKRPEQSAHAYASIWWDEGSPLVVLTRRLQAAMVEHWHHGPVEIAMRYGQPALPEVLERLAAQGVRKVTLAPLYPQFADSTVTTVVKLAQQTVSERQLPLQMRVLQPFYEHPEYIEALAASARPYLQQDYDHLLLSFHGLPERHLKKLDPTGKHDFQAADCCKDASADMRAVCYRGQCLATAKAFAQKMGIPDGKWSVSFQSRLGRAKWIEPYTEARLDELGRAGVKKLLVMCPAFVADCIETLEEIGMRGSEQFVEAGGQELVLVPCLNDHPEWVRVLAGMCEKA; translated from the coding sequence ATGACCGATCATGCCCTGCTGCTGGTCAACCTGGGTTCCCCGGCCTCCACTTCGGTGGCCGATGTGCGCCGTTACCTCAACCAGTTCCTCATGGACCCGTACGTGATCGACCTGCCCTGGCCGGTGCGGCGCTTGCTGGTGTCGCTGATCCTGCTCAAGCGCCCGGAACAGTCGGCCCACGCTTACGCGTCTATCTGGTGGGACGAAGGCTCGCCGCTGGTGGTGCTGACCCGTCGGCTGCAGGCTGCGATGGTCGAGCACTGGCACCATGGCCCGGTGGAGATTGCCATGCGCTATGGTCAGCCGGCGTTGCCCGAGGTGCTGGAGCGCCTGGCCGCACAGGGCGTGCGCAAGGTCACCCTGGCACCGCTTTATCCACAGTTTGCCGACAGCACGGTGACCACCGTGGTGAAGCTGGCGCAGCAGACCGTCAGCGAGCGCCAGTTGCCGCTGCAGATGCGCGTACTGCAGCCATTCTACGAGCACCCGGAATACATCGAGGCGTTGGCCGCGAGCGCCAGGCCTTACCTGCAGCAGGACTATGACCACCTGCTGCTGAGCTTCCATGGGTTGCCCGAGCGGCACCTGAAAAAGCTCGACCCCACTGGCAAGCACGATTTCCAGGCGGCCGATTGCTGCAAGGACGCCAGTGCCGACATGCGTGCCGTGTGTTATCGCGGGCAGTGCCTGGCCACGGCCAAGGCCTTTGCACAGAAAATGGGCATCCCAGATGGCAAGTGGTCGGTGTCGTTCCAGTCGCGGTTGGGGCGGGCCAAGTGGATCGAACCCTACACCGAGGCGCGGCTGGATGAGCTGGGCAGGGCGGGGGTGAAGAAGCTGCTGGTGATGTGCCCAGCGTTCGTTGCCGATTGCATCGAGACGCTAGAAGAGATTGGCATGCGCGGCAGCGAGCAGTTTGTCGAGGCAGGTGGGCAAGAGCTAGTGCTGGTGCCTTGCCTGAATGATCACCCGGAGTGGGTGAGGGTGCTGGCGGGGATGTGCGAGAAGGCTTGA
- a CDS encoding TIGR01777 family oxidoreductase, translating to MHILLTGGTGLIGQHLCQRWLGQGHRLTVWSRRPEQVPKRCGSGVRGIARLDELDADDHLDAVINLAGAPIADRPWTAARRNLLWASRVTLTEQLLAWLGSREQRPEVLISGSAVGWYGDGGERELTEASQPVREDFASQLCIAWEETAQRSQAQGIRVVLVRTGLVLASDGGFLSRLRLPFKLGLGGPLGDGRQWMPWIHIDDQVALIDFLLQHKDASGPYNACAPEPVRNREFAKRLGRALHRPAVLPVPALLLKAGLGELSTLLLGGQRARPVRLLAAGFTFRFNDLQSALDDVSSRL from the coding sequence ATGCATATATTGCTGACAGGCGGCACCGGTTTGATAGGCCAGCACCTGTGCCAGCGCTGGCTCGGCCAGGGCCATCGCCTCACGGTATGGAGCCGCCGGCCTGAGCAGGTGCCAAAACGTTGCGGTAGCGGGGTGCGTGGCATTGCCCGGCTGGACGAGTTGGACGCGGACGATCATCTCGACGCGGTCATCAACCTGGCCGGCGCGCCGATTGCCGATCGGCCCTGGACGGCGGCCCGGCGCAACCTGCTGTGGGCCAGCCGGGTCACGCTCACCGAGCAGTTGCTGGCGTGGCTGGGCAGCCGGGAGCAGCGCCCGGAGGTGCTCATTTCCGGTTCTGCGGTGGGCTGGTATGGGGACGGCGGCGAGCGCGAACTGACCGAGGCGTCTCAACCGGTACGCGAAGATTTTGCCAGCCAGTTGTGCATCGCCTGGGAGGAAACCGCCCAGCGTTCGCAGGCGCAAGGCATCCGTGTGGTACTGGTGCGGACCGGCCTGGTACTGGCCAGCGATGGCGGCTTTTTGTCGCGCCTGCGGTTGCCCTTCAAGCTGGGGCTGGGCGGGCCGTTGGGTGATGGTCGGCAGTGGATGCCCTGGATCCATATAGACGACCAGGTCGCCCTGATTGATTTTCTCTTGCAGCACAAGGACGCCAGCGGTCCTTATAATGCCTGCGCCCCAGAGCCTGTGCGCAACCGCGAGTTCGCCAAGCGACTGGGCCGGGCCCTGCACCGGCCGGCAGTGCTGCCCGTGCCTGCGCTGCTGCTCAAGGCGGGCCTTGGCGAGCTGTCGACTTTGCTGCTGGGTGGCCAGCGGGCGCGCCCGGTGCGCTTGCTGGCGGCAGGTTTCACCTTCCGTTTCAACGATCTGCAATCGGCCCTGGACGACGTGTCCAGCCGCCTCTGA
- a CDS encoding NAD(P)/FAD-dependent oxidoreductase, which translates to MTVPIAIIGAGIAGLSAAQALQKAGQSVHLFDKGHGSGGRMASKRSDAGALDLGAQYFTARDRRFVDQVQQWVAAGWAAQWKPQLYNYRDGELTPSPDEQTRWVGVPRMSAITRGLLKDVTVNFGCRIAEVFRGKQYWHLQDTEGCSHGPFSRVVIAVPAPQATPLLASTPKLAAVAAGVQMEPTWAVALGFKTPLDTPMQGCFVQDNPLDWLARNRSKPGRDEQLDTWVLHATSNWSRQHIDLSKEEVIEQLWGEFAELVGCVVPAPTFALAHRWLYARPTSNHEWGALADADQGLYACGDWCLSGRVEGAWLSGQEAARRLLEHLD; encoded by the coding sequence ATGACAGTACCTATTGCCATCATCGGTGCCGGTATCGCCGGTCTGTCCGCCGCCCAGGCGCTGCAAAAGGCCGGGCAATCCGTGCACTTGTTCGACAAAGGCCACGGCAGTGGCGGGCGCATGGCCAGCAAGCGCAGCGATGCTGGCGCGCTGGACCTTGGCGCCCAGTACTTCACTGCCCGTGACCGGCGCTTCGTCGATCAGGTCCAGCAATGGGTCGCTGCGGGATGGGCAGCGCAATGGAAGCCGCAACTGTACAACTACCGTGACGGCGAACTCACACCCTCTCCTGACGAGCAGACTCGCTGGGTTGGGGTGCCCCGCATGAGTGCCATCACCCGTGGCCTGCTCAAGGATGTGACGGTCAATTTTGGCTGCCGTATCGCTGAAGTGTTCCGCGGCAAACAGTACTGGCACCTGCAAGACACCGAAGGCTGCAGCCACGGCCCGTTCAGCCGCGTGGTGATTGCCGTGCCCGCGCCCCAGGCCACCCCGTTGCTGGCCTCGACGCCCAAACTCGCCGCCGTGGCCGCCGGCGTGCAGATGGAGCCCACCTGGGCCGTTGCCCTGGGCTTCAAGACGCCACTGGACACCCCGATGCAAGGCTGCTTCGTACAAGACAACCCGCTCGACTGGCTAGCCCGCAACCGCAGCAAGCCTGGGCGTGACGAGCAACTCGATACCTGGGTGCTGCATGCCACCTCGAACTGGAGCAGGCAGCATATCGACCTGTCCAAGGAAGAGGTGATCGAGCAGTTGTGGGGCGAATTCGCCGAACTGGTCGGCTGCGTGGTGCCGGCCCCCACCTTCGCCCTCGCCCACCGCTGGCTGTATGCACGCCCGACAAGCAACCACGAGTGGGGCGCTTTGGCGGATGCCGACCAAGGCCTGTACGCCTGTGGCGACTGGTGCTTGTCCGGGCGCGTCGAAGGCGCCTGGCTGAGTGGCCAGGAAGCAGCCCGACGGCTACTGGAGCATCTCGATTGA
- a CDS encoding YbgA family protein: MQAPSAHSKPRIAISACLTGHSVRYNGGHKASDLCRTQLEAHFEWLPVCPEVAIGLGVPRDPIRLVGDPEQPEVVGTRNPGMDLTGPLRLYGEQMAGELDDICGYIFMQKSPSCGLERVKVYQDNGHPAFHAGRGVYAQAFCSLRPDLPVEEEGRLHDAVLRENFISRVYAYADWQRLLAEGLSRGALVRFHSRYKYLLMANNPDAYRTLGRLLGSMSRDDDPQLIGPRYFSQLMQALRRCASRGTHCNVLQHLSGYFKDALTQQDKTELQAIISQYQQGVVPLIVPLTLLKHHLRKHPDPYLMQQAYLQPHPESLGLRNAV, from the coding sequence ATGCAAGCCCCTTCCGCCCACAGCAAGCCTCGCATCGCTATCAGCGCCTGTCTGACTGGCCACAGTGTGCGCTACAACGGCGGGCACAAGGCATCCGACCTGTGCCGCACGCAACTCGAAGCACATTTCGAATGGCTACCGGTTTGCCCTGAAGTCGCTATTGGCCTCGGTGTCCCGCGCGATCCTATTCGCCTGGTGGGCGACCCTGAGCAACCGGAAGTGGTCGGCACCCGCAACCCCGGCATGGACCTCACCGGGCCGCTGCGCCTCTATGGCGAGCAGATGGCCGGCGAGCTCGACGATATCTGCGGCTACATCTTCATGCAAAAATCGCCCTCCTGCGGGCTGGAGCGGGTCAAGGTCTATCAGGACAACGGCCACCCCGCTTTCCATGCCGGGCGCGGTGTGTATGCCCAGGCCTTCTGCAGCCTTCGCCCAGACCTGCCGGTGGAGGAAGAAGGCCGCCTTCACGATGCGGTATTGCGCGAGAACTTCATCAGCCGCGTCTACGCCTATGCCGATTGGCAGCGCCTGCTGGCCGAGGGCCTGAGCCGCGGCGCACTGGTGCGCTTTCACTCGCGCTACAAGTACCTGCTGATGGCCAACAACCCTGATGCCTACCGTACACTGGGGCGACTGCTCGGCAGCATGAGCCGGGATGACGACCCACAGCTCATCGGCCCACGCTATTTCAGCCAGTTGATGCAGGCCCTGCGCCGCTGCGCCAGCCGTGGCACGCATTGCAACGTGCTGCAGCACCTGAGCGGTTACTTCAAGGATGCACTGACCCAGCAGGACAAAACCGAACTGCAGGCCATCATCAGCCAGTACCAGCAGGGCGTGGTACCGCTGATCGTACCGCTGACCCTGCTCAAGCATCACCTGCGCAAGCACCCCGACCCTTATCTGATGCAGCAGGCCTACCTGCAACCACACCCCGAAAGCCTGGGGCTGCGCAATGCCGTCTGA
- a CDS encoding MerR family transcriptional regulator yields MPSESLLPIGELARRTGVNPVTLRAWERRYGLLKPQRTAKGHRLYSIAQVERVEAILAWLQRGASVGQVRELLDKPASTAPQSDWQARQAQLIEAIANLSQRALDQQLNQAMALYPAITLCEQLLLPLLDSLDLRWRNYFNARLEQVFFHSWLRSKLGARVYHDNQLLQGAAVLLAEDSERAFDPGLWLCAWLLSSNGIPVEVLEQPVGGPQLQRAITALQPRALLLHLGPRIDIKALQRTLQGMSGTKLLGGATLALHETQLTALDLPHLFLFDTPQAALRVLQGNGRRPVEMNAPCN; encoded by the coding sequence ATGCCGTCTGAAAGCCTGCTGCCCATCGGCGAACTCGCCCGCCGCACCGGCGTCAACCCGGTCACCCTGCGTGCCTGGGAACGTCGTTATGGCCTGCTCAAACCGCAACGCACCGCCAAAGGGCATCGTTTGTATTCCATCGCGCAGGTCGAACGGGTCGAAGCGATCCTGGCCTGGCTGCAGCGCGGCGCATCGGTGGGGCAAGTGCGCGAGCTGCTCGACAAACCGGCCAGCACCGCCCCACAAAGCGATTGGCAGGCGCGACAGGCGCAGTTGATCGAGGCCATCGCCAACCTCTCGCAACGCGCACTCGACCAGCAACTCAACCAGGCCATGGCGCTCTACCCCGCCATCACGTTGTGCGAACAGCTGCTGCTCCCCCTGCTCGATAGCCTGGACCTGCGCTGGCGCAACTATTTCAATGCACGGCTCGAACAGGTGTTTTTCCACAGCTGGCTGCGCAGCAAGCTCGGTGCCCGTGTGTATCACGACAACCAGCTGCTGCAAGGCGCGGCGGTGCTGCTGGCCGAAGACAGCGAGCGTGCCTTCGACCCAGGTCTGTGGCTGTGTGCCTGGTTGCTCAGCAGCAACGGCATCCCTGTTGAAGTGCTAGAACAACCGGTGGGTGGGCCGCAACTGCAACGGGCGATTACCGCGCTGCAACCCCGCGCCCTGCTCCTGCACCTGGGACCACGCATCGACATCAAGGCCTTGCAGCGCACGCTGCAGGGAATGTCAGGGACGAAACTGCTAGGCGGTGCCACGCTCGCCCTGCATGAAACGCAACTGACCGCCCTCGACCTCCCCCACCTCTTCCTGTTCGATACCCCGCAGGCGGCATTGCGTGTGCTTCAAGGCAATGGCCGCCGGCCTGTAGAGATGAATGCGCCATGCAATTGA
- the phrB gene encoding deoxyribodipyrimidine photo-lyase: MQLIWLRSDLRIEDNTALSAACERGPTLALWLLSPGQWQAHDDAACKVDFWLRNLREIRHSLDALNIPLLIRSIDTWEQAPVAIMSLCHQYRIESVHWNDEYGINEQRRDQAVRVLLQRSAIQAHSYLDQLFFRPGTILTRSGDYFQVFSQFKKNCLEHLHRSLPALARRVKPQAPVAIASDPIPEHVDGFDTPSRTLRDCWPAGETEAQGRLSRFLDETVDDYQHLRDLPAKPGTSQLSAYLAAGVISPRQCLHGALACNRGEFDSGSTGIQTWINELLWREFYKHILTGYPQVSRHRAFRAQTEALPWRDAPEDLAAWEQGRTGFPIIDAAMRQLLHTGWMHNRLRMIVAMFLSKNLLIDWRKGERHFMRHLIDGDLAANNGGWQWSASTGTDAVPYFRIFNPVSQSQRFDPQGRFIRHWVPELQALDEKAIHQPVKSADLFATNSYHNPIVDLGSSRQRALEAFKGLPRRQDQRAVS; this comes from the coding sequence ATGCAATTGATCTGGCTGCGCAGCGACCTGCGCATCGAAGACAACACCGCCTTGAGCGCCGCCTGTGAACGCGGCCCGACCCTCGCCCTGTGGCTGCTCAGCCCCGGCCAGTGGCAAGCGCACGACGACGCCGCCTGCAAAGTCGACTTCTGGTTGCGTAACCTGCGCGAAATACGCCATTCATTGGACGCGCTCAACATTCCACTGCTGATCCGCTCGATTGACACTTGGGAGCAAGCGCCAGTCGCGATAATGTCGCTATGCCATCAGTATCGGATCGAAAGCGTGCACTGGAATGACGAATACGGCATCAACGAACAGCGTCGGGACCAGGCTGTGCGTGTGCTTTTGCAACGATCCGCAATTCAGGCGCACAGTTATCTCGACCAACTGTTCTTCCGTCCGGGCACGATCCTGACCCGCAGTGGTGATTACTTTCAGGTCTTCAGCCAGTTCAAGAAAAACTGCCTGGAACACTTGCACCGCAGCCTCCCGGCGCTAGCCCGACGGGTAAAGCCCCAGGCGCCTGTGGCGATCGCAAGCGACCCAATACCCGAACACGTGGACGGCTTCGACACACCCTCGCGCACCTTGCGCGACTGCTGGCCGGCTGGCGAAACCGAGGCACAAGGCCGTCTGTCGCGCTTTCTCGATGAAACAGTAGACGACTACCAGCACCTGCGTGACCTCCCGGCCAAGCCCGGCACCAGCCAGCTTTCCGCTTACCTGGCTGCTGGCGTGATCTCGCCCCGGCAATGCCTGCACGGCGCCTTGGCCTGCAACCGTGGCGAGTTCGACAGCGGCAGCACCGGCATCCAGACCTGGATCAACGAGTTGCTCTGGCGGGAGTTCTACAAGCACATCCTGACGGGTTATCCACAGGTTTCCCGGCACCGCGCCTTCCGCGCCCAGACCGAAGCCTTGCCCTGGCGCGATGCGCCTGAAGACCTCGCGGCCTGGGAACAGGGGCGCACCGGCTTTCCGATCATCGACGCGGCCATGCGCCAATTGCTGCACACCGGCTGGATGCACAACCGCCTGCGCATGATCGTCGCCATGTTTCTCAGCAAGAACCTGCTGATCGACTGGCGCAAGGGCGAGCGGCATTTCATGCGCCACCTGATAGACGGTGACCTGGCAGCCAACAATGGTGGCTGGCAGTGGAGCGCATCCACCGGGACCGATGCCGTGCCCTACTTCCGCATCTTCAACCCGGTCTCGCAGTCTCAGCGCTTCGACCCGCAAGGGCGTTTCATTCGTCACTGGGTGCCGGAATTGCAGGCACTGGATGAGAAAGCCATTCATCAGCCCGTGAAGTCTGCAGATCTTTTTGCTACTAATTCGTATCACAATCCAATTGTCGATCTCGGCAGCAGTCGCCAACGTGCCTTGGAAGCCTTCAAAGGCCTTCCGCGCCGGCAGGACCAGAGGGCAGTATCGTGA
- a CDS encoding SDR family oxidoreductase: MIKARSFWVTGASNGLGLALVQQLLEHGYRVAASGRECEALDALGEQFAPHLLRLPGQLQVLDQVDAASQLLLNTWGSLDCLIINAGTGDYLADDIPDHELFEAIASSNLLASEHCLASALPLLAKGDAPQVMAILNRYSASQLFAPTQVASGFNSTAQWLREQRLVLDNLQIALTVVGPQSLKAPVTAAQAIPEAWTAQSAAEELLRRLPQREPELVLETLDLNSLWPLSH, encoded by the coding sequence GTGATCAAAGCGCGTAGTTTCTGGGTAACAGGGGCTAGTAACGGGTTGGGGCTGGCACTGGTCCAGCAGTTGCTCGAACACGGGTACCGGGTGGCCGCCAGTGGCAGGGAATGTGAAGCACTGGATGCACTGGGCGAACAGTTCGCCCCGCACTTGTTGCGCCTACCGGGCCAGTTACAGGTGTTGGATCAGGTCGATGCAGCCAGCCAGTTGCTATTGAACACCTGGGGTTCGCTGGACTGCCTGATCATCAATGCCGGTACCGGTGATTACCTCGCCGACGACATCCCCGACCACGAGCTATTCGAGGCTATCGCCTCCAGCAACCTGCTGGCCAGCGAACACTGCCTGGCCAGTGCCTTGCCGCTGCTGGCGAAGGGTGATGCGCCTCAAGTGATGGCAATCCTCAATCGCTACTCGGCCTCGCAGCTGTTTGCACCCACCCAGGTTGCCAGCGGCTTCAACAGCACTGCACAGTGGCTTCGCGAGCAACGCCTGGTGCTCGACAATCTGCAGATCGCGCTGACGGTGGTGGGGCCGCAATCATTGAAAGCACCCGTGACTGCGGCGCAAGCGATACCAGAGGCATGGACGGCGCAGAGTGCTGCCGAGGAACTGCTGCGCCGATTACCGCAACGCGAACCGGAACTGGTGCTGGAGACGCTGGACCTGAACAGCTTGTGGCCATTGTCACATTGA
- a CDS encoding acyloxyacyl hydrolase — MRKLLGLAAAAVFTLGQALSAQAADVSFSVGQTGDSTMVYRLGLQSNWDASWWQSSVGRLTGYWDGAYSYWDGDKTASNHSLSFAPVFVYEFAGESVKPYIEAGIGVAAFSSTEVESNELGSAFQFEDRIGFGLRFAGGHEIGVRAIHYSNAGITQPNDGVESYSLHYRMAL; from the coding sequence ATGAGGAAACTGCTCGGCTTGGCGGCGGCTGCCGTCTTTACCTTGGGGCAAGCACTGTCGGCACAGGCTGCCGATGTTTCGTTTTCGGTGGGGCAGACCGGTGACTCGACCATGGTCTACCGGCTGGGGCTGCAGTCTAACTGGGACGCGAGTTGGTGGCAGAGCAGCGTTGGCCGCCTGACCGGTTACTGGGATGGCGCTTACAGCTACTGGGATGGCGACAAGACGGCCAGTAATCACAGCCTCTCGTTTGCACCGGTATTCGTCTACGAGTTCGCAGGCGAATCAGTAAAGCCCTACATCGAAGCAGGGATTGGCGTCGCGGCGTTTTCCAGTACCGAGGTTGAAAGCAACGAACTGGGTTCGGCGTTCCAGTTCGAAGATCGGATTGGTTTCGGTTTGCGCTTTGCAGGTGGGCATGAAATTGGCGTGCGCGCCATTCACTATTCCAATGCCGGCATCACGCAGCCCAACGATGGTGTAGAGAGCTACAGCCTGCATTACCGTATGGCGCTTTGA
- the murI gene encoding glutamate racemase encodes MAERSAPIGVMDSGVGGLSVLAEIQRLLPNESLLYVADCGHIPYGEKSADYIRQRCRRIAEFFQQQGAKAFVLACNTATVAAVADLRELYPHWPLVGMEPAVKPAAEATRSGVVGVLATTGTLQSAKFAALLDRFASDVRVVTQPCPGLVERIESGDLGSPALRQLLLGYVQPLLAAGCDTLILGCTHYPFLRPLLADMVPADVAIIDTGAAVARQLQRLLSASDLLAEGPALDTRFWTSADPQSLREILPLLWHKSDSVQSFTL; translated from the coding sequence ATGGCTGAGCGTTCGGCGCCAATTGGCGTGATGGACTCGGGGGTCGGCGGTTTGTCGGTGCTTGCCGAGATCCAGCGCCTGCTGCCCAATGAATCACTGCTGTATGTGGCCGATTGCGGGCATATACCTTACGGTGAAAAGTCGGCGGATTACATCCGCCAGCGCTGCCGGCGTATTGCCGAGTTCTTCCAGCAGCAAGGGGCCAAGGCCTTTGTCCTGGCCTGTAATACCGCTACCGTGGCGGCCGTTGCCGACCTGCGCGAACTGTACCCGCACTGGCCGCTGGTGGGTATGGAGCCTGCGGTCAAGCCCGCTGCCGAAGCTACCCGCTCCGGTGTGGTCGGGGTGCTGGCCACTACCGGCACCTTGCAAAGTGCCAAGTTCGCGGCGTTGCTCGACCGCTTCGCCAGCGATGTGCGCGTGGTCACCCAGCCTTGCCCAGGGCTGGTCGAGCGGATCGAAAGCGGCGACCTGGGCAGCCCTGCATTGCGCCAGTTGTTGCTTGGCTACGTGCAGCCGCTGTTGGCGGCTGGCTGCGATACGCTGATTCTCGGCTGCACCCATTACCCCTTCCTGCGCCCACTGCTGGCCGACATGGTGCCGGCAGACGTGGCCATCATCGATACCGGCGCCGCCGTGGCACGCCAACTTCAGCGGCTGCTGAGCGCGAGCGATTTGCTGGCCGAGGGGCCGGCACTGGATACCCGCTTCTGGACCAGCGCTGACCCGCAATCCCTAAGAGAAATCCTACCGTTGCTGTGGCATAAGTCCGACAGTGTGCAAAGCTTTACGTTGTGA